In Brevundimonas sp. SGAir0440, one DNA window encodes the following:
- a CDS encoding MucR family transcriptional regulator has translation MIDTNEQTVLLEMTADIVSAFVSNNSIPASELPALISAIHGALNGVGSPAPTEPQDTIIRPNAAGIRKSITGDFLISFEDGKRYKSMKRSLALKGLTPAEYREKWGLPKDYPMVAPNYAAARSALAKSMGLGAGGRKSAQSTKTKASKTSPK, from the coding sequence ATGATCGACACGAACGAACAAACTGTATTGCTGGAAATGACTGCGGACATCGTATCTGCTTTCGTCAGCAATAACAGTATTCCGGCAAGCGAACTGCCCGCCTTGATTTCAGCGATTCACGGGGCTTTGAACGGTGTAGGTTCGCCTGCTCCTACTGAACCCCAAGACACCATCATTCGGCCTAATGCTGCGGGCATCAGAAAGAGCATCACCGGCGACTTCCTGATCAGCTTCGAAGACGGCAAACGCTACAAGTCCATGAAGCGGTCACTTGCTCTGAAGGGCCTGACCCCTGCGGAATATCGCGAGAAGTGGGGCCTCCCGAAGGATTACCCAATGGTCGCTCCAAACTACGCTGCGGCGCGCTCTGCGCTGGCCAAGTCCATGGGGTTGGGCGCCGGTGGCCGCAAATCGGCACAATCAACAAAAACGAAAGCCTCGAAGACAAGCCCGAAATAA
- a CDS encoding DUF3684 domain-containing protein: MAKHWKIVGIDSLKPFFEQLVPFGQITEQQMVELLKRLASKHLTEGELIDCAKRGNVVGHRDLLRVESDTRPGSVLLYTTLDPHYLATVVDVF; encoded by the coding sequence GTGGCCAAGCATTGGAAGATCGTCGGGATCGACAGTCTAAAACCGTTCTTCGAACAGTTGGTCCCCTTCGGCCAGATCACTGAACAGCAGATGGTCGAACTGCTAAAGCGGTTGGCTTCGAAGCACCTGACAGAGGGCGAACTGATCGACTGCGCGAAACGTGGCAACGTCGTCGGCCACCGTGACCTGCTACGGGTGGAGAGTGACACAAGGCCGGGATCGGTCCTGCTCTACACCACGCTCGATCCGCACTATCTGGCGACTGTGGTGGACGTTTTCTGA
- a CDS encoding STM4504/CBY_0614 family protein produces the protein MPLINLFSRRKRQAQKTGSDVYQYDDIPITVRVQFVQIVRECIGEFYEQGYVASPSVPLYRDMVRIVRKELGVFILPPSQEYDGHNDAQEFFNWFLNEKRIEYVLDGLELGFHAMQSVKDDPYRFRNMDNPLTPPDEAMAEMNARLIEAGIGYQFHGGQIIRMDSQAVHSTVVVPALTLLAEKQYASAEKEFLAAHSAYRSKDYETCLVECNKAFESVLKIIGGKRGWAIGPTDTAKKMLDAAYASGFIEPALQNEFTALRSLLETAVPVMRNKMAGHGAGAVARNVPRHFASLQLHQTAALILFLAEHHAANP, from the coding sequence ATGCCGTTGATAAACCTTTTTTCCCGCCGGAAACGTCAGGCTCAAAAGACGGGTTCAGATGTCTACCAATACGACGACATCCCAATCACAGTTCGAGTGCAATTTGTCCAAATAGTCAGGGAATGTATCGGCGAGTTCTACGAACAGGGGTATGTCGCTTCACCCAGCGTTCCACTATATCGAGACATGGTAAGGATAGTTCGTAAAGAACTCGGAGTTTTTATACTCCCACCATCTCAGGAATATGATGGGCATAATGATGCACAAGAATTCTTCAATTGGTTTCTGAACGAAAAACGAATTGAATATGTCTTGGACGGACTTGAACTCGGTTTCCACGCCATGCAGTCCGTTAAAGACGACCCATATCGTTTTCGGAACATGGATAATCCCTTGACCCCGCCTGACGAGGCGATGGCAGAGATGAATGCTCGCCTTATAGAGGCCGGGATAGGCTATCAGTTCCATGGCGGACAAATAATTCGGATGGATTCACAGGCCGTTCATTCAACGGTCGTGGTTCCGGCCCTGACTTTGCTGGCCGAAAAACAATATGCATCCGCTGAAAAGGAGTTTCTTGCTGCACACTCTGCCTACCGATCTAAAGACTACGAGACTTGTCTTGTCGAGTGTAATAAAGCGTTTGAAAGCGTCCTAAAGATCATCGGCGGAAAACGTGGGTGGGCTATCGGCCCTACCGATACCGCAAAAAAGATGCTCGATGCGGCATATGCATCGGGCTTTATTGAGCCAGCGTTGCAGAACGAATTCACTGCCCTACGAAGTCTTCTGGAGACTGCCGTCCCCGTGATGCGTAATAAGATGGCAGGGCATGGCGCCGGGGCCGTCGCCCGAAATGTCCCTCGCCACTTCGCCAGCTTGCAGCTACACCAGACCGCAGCTTTGATTTTGTTTCTTGCAGAACATCACGCAGCAAATCCGTAG
- a CDS encoding phage tail protein, which yields MIVLEGTLNMNALGVPGVYTTIRKPRARSLNGVPTNVLGVVGSASWGPVNVPVTCDLAGYLATFGPVMNRQFDAGTVCAVAAAQAAESFIVVRAAGTGAAAATCAVAATAGPSGATLTGKYVGSLGNDLTIRFTAGSKANTVRAVLSSGKLSKVEEYDNLSNVVAEFWPALIAAINTGAGVRAASDLVIASAGGTPTAIPALTATAQAFTGGADGTTVAADLIGTDGASRTGMYQLRDTAAAVAVLADIDGSALANIEAFGREEGIVMVVAGPAGQTIAQAKTAKASIDSAWVHYLLGDHIYWRDLTNGVTRLVNPSAFDAGKLVGMSPEQSALNKPLAGILGSQKSGLAQGSASQYSRAEKADMFRNGIDVIAFRSPGGNYWSVAGGVNTSSNPDTNGDNYARVMDYLASTVDSGMGSEIGGVINADTFRNVTTRLDTFLGNCVSAGILSNDEDGNPPYVVLCDKSNNPQSRTSLGYLQVDVQVRFQSITRYLTINVEGGQTVVLVR from the coding sequence ATGATTGTCCTCGAAGGCACTCTGAACATGAACGCTCTTGGCGTTCCCGGTGTTTACACCACGATCCGCAAGCCGCGTGCCCGCTCTCTGAATGGCGTTCCTACCAACGTCCTCGGTGTCGTCGGTTCGGCTTCTTGGGGACCGGTCAACGTCCCCGTCACCTGCGATCTGGCTGGCTATCTGGCCACCTTCGGCCCGGTGATGAACCGTCAGTTTGACGCTGGCACGGTTTGCGCCGTCGCCGCCGCTCAAGCTGCTGAAAGCTTCATCGTCGTTCGTGCTGCTGGCACCGGCGCCGCCGCAGCCACCTGCGCTGTTGCCGCGACTGCTGGCCCCTCGGGCGCAACCCTGACCGGCAAGTATGTCGGTTCACTCGGCAACGACCTGACCATCCGCTTCACGGCTGGTTCCAAGGCCAACACCGTCCGCGCCGTCCTGTCCTCGGGCAAGCTGTCCAAGGTCGAAGAATATGACAACCTGTCGAACGTCGTGGCCGAGTTCTGGCCCGCCCTGATCGCCGCGATCAACACGGGCGCCGGTGTCCGCGCCGCTTCGGATTTGGTCATCGCTTCCGCCGGTGGCACTCCCACCGCGATCCCGGCTCTGACCGCGACGGCTCAAGCCTTCACTGGCGGTGCTGACGGCACGACTGTTGCTGCTGACCTGATCGGCACGGACGGCGCATCGCGCACCGGCATGTATCAGCTTCGCGATACTGCTGCGGCTGTCGCTGTCCTCGCTGACATCGACGGTTCGGCTCTGGCCAACATCGAGGCTTTCGGCCGCGAAGAGGGGATCGTCATGGTCGTCGCTGGCCCGGCTGGTCAAACCATCGCCCAAGCCAAGACCGCCAAGGCTTCCATCGACAGCGCATGGGTCCACTATCTGCTTGGTGACCACATCTACTGGCGCGACCTGACCAACGGCGTCACCCGTCTGGTCAACCCGTCCGCGTTCGACGCTGGCAAGCTGGTCGGCATGTCGCCCGAGCAATCGGCCCTGAACAAGCCGCTGGCTGGCATCCTCGGCTCGCAGAAGTCGGGTCTGGCCCAAGGTTCGGCCTCGCAGTATAGCCGCGCCGAAAAGGCGGACATGTTCCGCAACGGCATCGACGTGATCGCCTTCCGTTCGCCGGGCGGCAACTACTGGTCGGTCGCTGGTGGCGTGAACACGTCCAGCAACCCGGACACCAACGGCGACAACTACGCCCGCGTCATGGACTACCTCGCCTCGACGGTTGATTCCGGTATGGGCAGCGAAATCGGTGGCGTGATCAACGCGGACACGTTCCGCAACGTCACGACCCGTCTCGATACCTTCCTCGGCAACTGCGTCTCGGCTGGCATCCTGTCGAACGACGAAGATGGCAACCCGCCCTACGTCGTCCTCTGCGACAAGTCGAACAACCCGCAATCGCGCACCAGCCTTGGCTATCTGCAAGTCGATGTGCAGGTCCGATTCCAGTCGATCACGCGCTACCTCACGATCAACGTCGAAGGCGGTCAGACCGTCGTCCTCGTCCGCTAA
- a CDS encoding S9 family peptidase has product MIKRLSATAAAIGLSTSLAGCLTVSVPEGQFFYPDTRVQAEKLILAPGPAIPGAETLSLPFAGGAVAATRVRTGRADAPLILYCGGNLFRRGVSGARVATELAPFGDVLMFDYPGSGDTPGQASFATYRDAGEVIAATARAQADAEGRRLIAWGHSLGGPICAEAARLIRADALVLEATTPTARAAVDSMVGLWRPIVHVQLAEPLTAVDVPATLDGYSGKVVVLEASRDTTLPPVLSRKLAHDLRARGVNVERLVFARAGHGDIPSQPDFVTRVGAALN; this is encoded by the coding sequence ATGATCAAACGTCTGTCGGCGACTGCTGCCGCCATTGGCCTGTCCACCAGCCTGGCCGGCTGCCTAACCGTCAGTGTGCCTGAAGGGCAGTTCTTCTATCCCGACACGCGGGTTCAGGCGGAGAAGCTGATTTTGGCTCCCGGCCCCGCCATTCCTGGGGCTGAAACCCTATCGCTGCCTTTTGCGGGAGGCGCTGTCGCTGCAACCCGCGTGCGGACTGGACGCGCCGACGCGCCGCTGATCCTGTATTGCGGGGGCAATCTGTTCCGTCGTGGTGTTTCGGGCGCGCGGGTTGCGACCGAACTCGCGCCGTTCGGCGATGTGCTGATGTTCGACTATCCCGGCTCCGGTGATACGCCGGGGCAGGCCAGCTTCGCGACCTACAGGGATGCCGGCGAAGTCATCGCGGCGACCGCCCGCGCCCAGGCCGACGCTGAAGGCCGCAGGCTGATCGCCTGGGGGCATTCCCTGGGTGGCCCGATCTGCGCCGAGGCCGCGCGCCTCATCCGCGCCGACGCCTTGGTGCTGGAGGCGACCACGCCGACCGCCCGCGCCGCGGTTGACTCAATGGTGGGTCTGTGGCGACCGATCGTCCACGTTCAGCTGGCCGAGCCCCTGACCGCAGTGGATGTGCCCGCGACGCTGGACGGCTATTCAGGCAAGGTCGTCGTGCTGGAAGCCTCTCGCGATACGACCCTGCCGCCCGTACTCAGCCGCAAACTTGCTCATGATCTTCGGGCAAGAGGCGTGAACGTCGAGCGTCTTGTGTTCGCGAGAGCAGGCCACGGCGACATCCCCTCGCAGCCTGATTTCGTTACTCGCGTCGGCGCAGCTCTGAATTAG
- a CDS encoding DUF5677 domain-containing protein, with protein MLAHTFWFSGRLWDNNDMKPFDLEDLPPDIIESVRDRLLDQSMRVDGFLSPMLALDAANQTEPHREWFAVAQDLNRLSLLLWQDTEGRGIWLGPDALVVRLIARSNDTFAGAIILAERGLTIESQNLSRVIYECAFWIGYFIKNREAAAEALLEDDQFSRVKLGLEPLGERKGKGKRAPQPQTLSERAEMGDDYQFYSALCGIAGHASVSSLGHYGAGHEDGSFGLSFGPDIDGMPRALWFAIRAQIVALRKFSIAARNGAEAYEVAISNIEQRWFALSQSMPQ; from the coding sequence ATGCTGGCACATACTTTTTGGTTCTCGGGCCGTCTGTGGGATAACAATGACATGAAGCCTTTCGACCTCGAAGACCTCCCGCCTGACATCATCGAAAGCGTGCGGGATCGGCTTCTTGATCAGTCCATGCGGGTCGATGGCTTCTTGTCGCCCATGCTGGCCTTGGATGCTGCAAACCAGACAGAACCACATCGAGAATGGTTCGCGGTGGCTCAAGACCTTAACCGGCTGTCGCTGTTGCTCTGGCAGGACACAGAAGGCCGAGGCATTTGGCTTGGCCCTGACGCTCTGGTGGTTCGCCTCATCGCCAGATCAAACGACACGTTTGCCGGTGCCATCATCCTCGCGGAACGGGGCTTGACCATCGAAAGCCAGAACCTGTCGCGGGTAATTTACGAATGCGCGTTCTGGATCGGCTACTTCATCAAGAATCGCGAGGCGGCGGCTGAAGCTCTCTTGGAAGATGACCAGTTCTCGCGGGTCAAGCTCGGCTTGGAACCGCTCGGCGAAAGAAAGGGAAAAGGTAAGCGGGCGCCTCAACCACAAACGCTGTCAGAACGCGCTGAAATGGGGGACGATTATCAGTTTTATTCAGCACTATGCGGTATCGCCGGGCACGCCTCCGTGTCGTCCCTCGGTCACTATGGGGCAGGGCATGAAGACGGGTCGTTTGGCCTGTCCTTCGGTCCCGACATTGACGGGATGCCTCGCGCCCTCTGGTTTGCTATCCGGGCACAGATCGTGGCCCTTCGAAAGTTCTCGATAGCAGCCCGGAATGGCGCAGAAGCCTATGAAGTAGCGATCAGCAACATCGAACAGCGTTGGTTCGCCCTATCGCAGTCGATGCCACAATGA
- the terL gene encoding phage terminase large subunit translates to MASGECRRLMIFCPPGVAKSTYGVRIFTPFYLANNPKTKAIVTSSSQKLAWQHSDWIKSLLNMNADALGTKAVNDSRELWNTDNGCELLAVSSGQAFQGFRADLAFIDDPVGGIEDVKSDQLRDNLWEWFNANLLGRVTPSGRIVIIMTRWHDDDLAGRLIKLAKDSGDDQDWTVLSLPAIWEEEEEEDEPEWPKGLGRTHGELIWPGYQTADFYKEKRRGDEFTFQAMYQCNPLPPGGAVFRANLLKPVDAASAHVRKVVRAWDLAATTKRGSDWTVGVKMQLDNRGQYTILDVVRIKGGPEEVRSTILNTAAADGRGVYISLPKDPGQAGVAQVRDFTNALAGYVVEATPETGSKVDRARPYAAQMNAENVSMIVAPWNKDFTDEHAGFPNLKHDDQVDAASRAFGCLLDLPAFVQKPTWSYSKGMGR, encoded by the coding sequence GTGGCGTCGGGCGAGTGTCGGCGCCTGATGATCTTCTGCCCGCCGGGCGTGGCGAAATCGACCTACGGCGTGCGGATTTTCACGCCGTTCTATCTGGCCAATAACCCCAAGACCAAGGCCATCGTCACATCGTCCAGCCAAAAGCTGGCGTGGCAACACAGCGACTGGATCAAGTCGCTGCTGAATATGAACGCCGATGCCCTCGGGACGAAGGCGGTCAACGATAGCCGTGAACTCTGGAATACCGACAACGGCTGCGAACTTCTGGCCGTATCGTCTGGCCAAGCCTTTCAGGGCTTCCGCGCCGATCTGGCGTTCATTGACGACCCGGTCGGCGGAATCGAGGACGTGAAGTCCGACCAGCTTCGCGACAACCTTTGGGAATGGTTCAACGCCAACCTGCTTGGTCGTGTCACGCCCTCGGGGCGGATCGTCATCATCATGACGCGCTGGCACGACGACGACTTGGCCGGGCGCCTGATCAAGCTGGCGAAGGATAGCGGCGACGATCAAGACTGGACCGTGCTTTCGCTCCCCGCGATCTGGGAAGAGGAAGAGGAAGAGGACGAACCGGAATGGCCCAAGGGCCTCGGTCGGACCCACGGCGAACTGATCTGGCCGGGCTACCAGACCGCCGATTTCTACAAAGAGAAGCGGCGAGGGGACGAATTCACCTTTCAAGCGATGTATCAGTGCAACCCGCTTCCGCCGGGAGGTGCTGTCTTCCGCGCCAACCTGCTGAAGCCGGTCGATGCTGCGTCTGCCCATGTCCGCAAGGTCGTTCGGGCTTGGGACTTGGCGGCGACAACCAAACGCGGCTCTGACTGGACGGTCGGGGTCAAGATGCAGTTGGACAACCGGGGCCAATACACCATCCTCGATGTCGTCAGGATCAAGGGCGGCCCGGAAGAGGTCCGCAGCACCATCCTGAACACCGCCGCAGCCGATGGCCGGGGCGTCTACATCTCCCTACCAAAAGACCCCGGACAGGCGGGCGTCGCACAGGTTCGCGATTTCACCAACGCGCTGGCTGGCTACGTCGTGGAAGCGACCCCCGAGACAGGTTCGAAGGTTGACCGCGCGCGGCCCTATGCAGCGCAGATGAACGCCGAAAACGTCTCGATGATCGTGGCGCCGTGGAACAAGGATTTCACCGACGAACACGCGGGCTTCCCGAACCTGAAGCATGACGACCAAGTGGACGCGGCCTCCCGCGCCTTCGGTTGTTTGCTGGATTTGCCCGCTTTCGTGCAAAAGCCAACATGGAGCTACAGTAAAGGGATGGGTCGGTAA
- a CDS encoding class I SAM-dependent RNA methyltransferase: MDIFTIDRVGGQGDGVAQTPSGPVFAGLTLPGETVRGVVVDGRLEEVEIVSPSPDRIAPVSPQYGDCGGCSLQHWSQGPYLDWKREQVRLALARERIETEIEATVATPPASRRRLALHARRTADGRVVLGFKARRSWRLVEVKACPVADPRIVAAIPALTQVAAAFFEHPKSAPTLHVTWTLSGLDVDVTGVERRSGGGLSADAQMQAIQAANRADLARLSLAGDTLVMARQPKVGFGPATVSLPAGGFLQAVPQAEAAMVSRALTAVKGAKKIADLFCGAGTFTFPLATVAPVIAADASKPGIDALKAAVGSAKGMKAITAEARDLFRRPMNPYDLKGCDAIVFDPPRAGAIDQTAQIADTKAGVVVGVSCNPQTFARDARVLIDAGFRLETVTPVDQFLWSSHVELVGVFKR; this comes from the coding sequence ATGGACATCTTCACCATCGACCGCGTCGGCGGCCAGGGCGACGGCGTCGCCCAGACGCCATCCGGCCCGGTGTTCGCCGGTCTGACCTTGCCCGGCGAAACGGTGCGCGGAGTCGTCGTGGACGGGCGGCTGGAAGAGGTCGAGATCGTCTCGCCCAGCCCCGACCGGATCGCACCGGTCTCGCCTCAATATGGCGACTGTGGCGGCTGCTCGCTCCAGCATTGGTCGCAGGGGCCGTATCTGGACTGGAAACGAGAACAGGTGCGTCTGGCCTTGGCGCGCGAGCGGATCGAGACCGAGATCGAGGCGACGGTCGCGACCCCGCCGGCCAGTCGTCGCCGTTTGGCGCTTCATGCCCGTCGCACCGCGGATGGACGGGTTGTGCTGGGTTTCAAGGCGCGCCGCTCCTGGCGTCTGGTCGAGGTGAAGGCCTGCCCGGTCGCCGATCCCCGGATCGTAGCGGCCATTCCGGCGCTGACCCAAGTCGCGGCCGCCTTTTTCGAACATCCGAAGTCCGCGCCGACCCTGCACGTCACCTGGACCCTGTCGGGGCTGGACGTCGATGTGACCGGGGTCGAACGCCGCTCGGGCGGCGGCTTGTCGGCTGACGCCCAGATGCAGGCCATTCAGGCCGCGAACCGGGCCGATCTGGCGCGCCTCAGCCTGGCGGGCGACACCCTGGTGATGGCGCGCCAGCCCAAGGTGGGGTTCGGTCCTGCGACCGTGTCCCTGCCGGCGGGTGGATTTCTTCAGGCCGTGCCTCAGGCCGAGGCGGCGATGGTCTCTCGCGCGCTGACGGCGGTGAAGGGCGCCAAGAAGATCGCCGATCTGTTCTGCGGTGCGGGGACCTTCACCTTCCCATTGGCCACGGTCGCGCCGGTGATCGCAGCCGACGCGTCAAAGCCCGGCATCGATGCGCTGAAGGCCGCCGTGGGTTCGGCGAAGGGCATGAAGGCCATCACGGCCGAGGCGCGCGATCTGTTTCGACGGCCGATGAATCCCTATGACCTGAAAGGATGCGACGCCATCGTGTTTGATCCGCCGCGGGCTGGCGCGATCGACCAGACGGCTCAGATCGCGGACACCAAGGCCGGCGTCGTCGTGGGCGTGTCGTGCAATCCTCAGACCTTTGCGCGTGATGCGCGGGTGCTGATCGACGCCGGTTTCCGCCTGGAGACGGTGACGCCGGTGGATCAGTTCCTCTGGTCCTCGCACGTCGAACTGGTGGGGGTTTTCAAACGATGA
- a CDS encoding recombinase family protein, whose product MSDDVPADLDIDEHDMCWHIFNTTQTGVGVMINRSSPPRTTTMNGKFVTYYRVSRASQGIEGLGMEAQKRAVDAYLNGGQWEVVASFEEVESGGKDDRPEMFKAIAMCKATGAKLLIAKLDRLSRDVHFLSGLEKAGVEFVACDMPTANRFTVHIMAAVAQQEREAISARTKAALGSIKARIASEGQHVSKKGNVITRLGSSRGIPETMREASKIARKKAADDYAAKVMPAIALARSSGMTLQQTADHLNSLGIPTPKGAQWSPMTVARAEKRAP is encoded by the coding sequence TTGAGCGACGATGTGCCAGCAGATTTGGATATTGACGAGCACGATATGTGCTGGCATATCTTTAACACCACACAGACGGGTGTTGGCGTGATGATAAATAGGTCATCACCCCCGAGGACCACGACCATGAACGGCAAGTTTGTCACCTACTATAGAGTATCCCGCGCATCCCAAGGCATCGAAGGTCTGGGCATGGAAGCGCAGAAGAGGGCTGTGGATGCCTATTTGAACGGCGGTCAGTGGGAGGTCGTGGCCAGCTTCGAAGAGGTCGAGAGCGGCGGCAAGGACGACCGTCCCGAGATGTTCAAGGCCATCGCCATGTGTAAGGCCACCGGCGCCAAGCTGCTGATCGCGAAACTCGACAGGTTGAGCCGTGATGTCCACTTCCTGTCAGGGTTGGAGAAGGCTGGCGTTGAGTTCGTCGCCTGTGACATGCCCACGGCCAACCGCTTCACCGTCCACATCATGGCCGCCGTGGCGCAGCAGGAACGCGAGGCCATCAGCGCACGCACGAAGGCCGCTCTTGGGTCGATCAAGGCAAGGATCGCCAGCGAGGGTCAGCACGTCAGCAAGAAAGGCAACGTCATCACCCGCCTCGGATCGTCCAGAGGCATCCCCGAGACGATGCGCGAGGCGTCGAAGATCGCCCGGAAGAAAGCTGCGGACGATTACGCCGCGAAGGTTATGCCCGCCATCGCCCTCGCACGGTCCAGCGGAATGACGCTGCAACAAACTGCGGACCATCTGAACAGTTTGGGCATTCCCACCCCCAAGGGCGCCCAGTGGTCGCCCATGACCGTCGCAAGAGCCGAGAAACGGGCGCCTTGA
- a CDS encoding phage portal protein encodes MSFQIIAARHPHDKDFPRATGINVRLSLLNGTFYSYQPYPFHQEYAGNEYIPLHDRSPNTHTGTNQLRTVIDDHVSMLFGDGHFPEVDTANAVVRKAAKDFIKDVGLVERMREAARIGSVGSVGIHLKVLQRPGGPARMFVDVHTTAFLTPEFDPYAPDTVLKVTELYKVRGERVREMGYSVPDDSLQSLWFVQRVWDDLGEWWFVPWKVEDQSRSDRPHVPVIDHDKSVTHELGFCPWVWVGGLNAEIDGPCTFEPGIEEAIQLDMLDSQIGRALKYTMDPTLLMLVPSAVPMMAAPVAGETSESEGQTPAGQGMAKTPSTVLTMDAEGDAKYLEIAGGGIEAASAYIKRQKSNLIETLHGDRVNPEEVTQGHQGAKSLEMLNASLLMHTEKLRVTYGEGALLRLLRMALKVMTSVTVTMNEEVVSVSGSWTDLALRWGDFYPLTPSDEDQTATALKSLIDTGIMSKETATKVIAGHYDIENVAEERAKVEAEQAAADLRAQAQTEHAAKIAPNKSSGLES; translated from the coding sequence ATGTCGTTTCAGATTATTGCCGCAAGGCACCCCCACGATAAGGATTTCCCTCGCGCAACCGGCATCAACGTCCGTTTGAGCCTGTTGAACGGGACTTTCTATTCATATCAGCCCTATCCGTTCCATCAGGAATATGCCGGGAACGAATACATCCCGCTGCATGACCGCTCGCCCAACACGCATACGGGCACCAATCAGCTTCGCACGGTCATTGATGACCATGTGTCGATGCTCTTTGGCGATGGTCACTTCCCCGAAGTTGATACGGCCAACGCTGTGGTCCGCAAGGCGGCCAAGGACTTCATCAAGGATGTGGGTCTGGTCGAGCGCATGCGCGAGGCGGCCCGTATTGGTTCGGTCGGCTCTGTTGGCATCCACCTGAAGGTTCTTCAGCGTCCGGGTGGACCGGCCCGCATGTTCGTAGACGTGCACACCACGGCGTTCCTGACGCCCGAGTTCGATCCTTACGCCCCTGACACCGTTCTGAAGGTCACGGAACTCTACAAAGTCCGTGGCGAGCGCGTGCGCGAAATGGGCTATTCTGTCCCTGACGACAGCCTTCAGTCCCTTTGGTTTGTCCAGCGTGTTTGGGACGACCTCGGTGAATGGTGGTTCGTGCCGTGGAAGGTCGAGGATCAGTCCCGATCTGACCGTCCGCATGTGCCTGTGATCGACCACGACAAGTCCGTCACGCACGAACTCGGCTTCTGCCCATGGGTTTGGGTCGGCGGCCTGAATGCCGAGATTGATGGTCCGTGCACCTTCGAGCCGGGCATTGAAGAGGCGATCCAGTTGGACATGCTGGACAGCCAGATCGGCCGTGCCCTGAAGTATACGATGGACCCGACCCTTCTGATGTTGGTCCCGTCTGCGGTGCCGATGATGGCGGCGCCTGTTGCTGGCGAAACGTCTGAAAGCGAGGGTCAGACACCGGCGGGGCAGGGCATGGCCAAGACCCCTTCGACCGTTTTGACCATGGATGCGGAGGGTGACGCCAAATACCTCGAAATCGCTGGTGGCGGCATCGAAGCGGCGTCGGCCTACATCAAACGCCAGAAATCGAACCTGATCGAAACGCTGCATGGCGACCGCGTGAACCCGGAAGAGGTCACGCAAGGGCATCAGGGCGCCAAGTCGCTCGAAATGCTGAACGCCTCGCTGCTGATGCACACCGAGAAGCTTCGCGTGACTTACGGGGAGGGCGCCCTTCTGCGTCTGCTGCGTATGGCCCTGAAGGTGATGACCAGCGTGACGGTGACCATGAACGAAGAGGTCGTGTCGGTGTCCGGTAGCTGGACTGATCTGGCCCTTCGGTGGGGTGATTTCTACCCGCTGACGCCTTCGGATGAAGATCAGACGGCCACGGCTCTGAAGTCGCTGATCGACACCGGCATCATGTCGAAAGAGACGGCCACCAAGGTCATCGCTGGCCACTACGACATCGAAAACGTCGCCGAAGAGCGCGCCAAGGTCGAAGCCGAACAGGCTGCGGCTGATTTGCGCGCCCAAGCGCAAACTGAACATGCGGCGAAGATCGCGCCGAACAAGTCATCGGGCCTCGAAAGCTAA